Below is a window of Nicotiana tabacum cultivar K326 chromosome 19, ASM71507v2, whole genome shotgun sequence DNA.
ACGCACTGGGTTGTCCTAAAGTTTTGTTCTTTACTCTTCTTTGTTGTTTTCCATTTCTTGTGTGCATTTTGAATTTTAGCCATAGGAAGGTAATAGAAAATTTAGGCTTGTTGTGTGATCATTTTCTACATGTCTTAGAATGCTTTTGTTTATACAAACATTATCTTGGTGTGCACCATACAGCAATAAACTTCTGCCGATTCATTAGAACAGTAAGAGCGAGAATAAGAGACTGGAAAACGGAAATGCAGCTACGGTTGAGGTCTTTGATTGTTTTTAGAAGATTTAATCACTCACCTTTACTTGAACGGTAAGAGAAATAAAAGGAATCTGATTATCCATCTTAATATAATTGTTTCTCATAAGATATCCATTTTTGCATGATCCAATTTGACCATAAATTCTTCGATGTAGGATCAAGTTTGGTTACCGAACATCATCAATCAGTAATTGTAATGGAAGTCCCAACTTTGACGTAACTTATTATTTGCTGGCATGTTTGAGTTTATGTTTTTCAATAATGTTCAGGTTTGAACTGGAAAAATGCTGATGGGCCATGCTGATGGGTTTCCAAATCTCGGTTCATCGTCGAAGTTACTGCATTCTGATCCTGAATCAGagcctgatgatgatgaagaggcTGATACTCCTGAACAGATACTATACATGGCTTCTTTTGATGAACTTGGAGCGAAAAGTGTTCAGTATGACACTATAATCTGGCTCTCTATATCGTTGCTGCTAGTTTTAGCTTGGGGTATTGGAATAATTATGTTACTCTATCTGCCCATACGAAGATATGTGCTCAAAAAGGAAATTTCATCACGCAAACTGTATGTTACTCCAGATGAAATAGTTTACGAGGTATCAATTGCTTGATCAAGTCATGCTGTTTTCTTGAGACAATATAGAGCTgatacattttttttttggtcaattGTAGGTGTCAAGACTTTCATTTGTACCATTTTGGGGACACGTAAAATTTGAAAAGCACATTCCTCTTCCTTTAGTGATAGATATTATTATTGAACAAGGTACCAACTGCAACTTTTCTTATCCTATATCCTTTAAAACTCTTCTATTGTTCTTTTGGTTCAACCTCATTCAAAATTTTTGCATTGATCGGCCATCCATTGATAAAGAGGTCGTGCTAGATGAACAGTGGAATGAAGTTATGCTGGACAAGAATCAATCCACTATGCCTCAATCCCAAAATAGAGGCCTTAACTTTCAAATGAATTTTATGTTCCTGctaaaaattggacttttccatTGACACTTGTGGGCTAAATTCTAAATTCTGATTTGATCTCACCGAATCACATTGCATAATACTGCTCTCCAGTCTCATGAACGTTTTGCCCTGCTAGTGGCTGCCGTTATCTATCTATAACCAAAGCACATAATTATATGTCTTCCATTTTCCTCAAAACTTAAAGAAGTAGTAACTTCTCAATTGGTTGCATCTGGCAAAATCTTACAATCTCATGAACATCTACTAGTAATTTGTTGCATGTAAATTATATGTCCCTGTTCAACTGTGAAGTTTTGGATAAGCAGATCCTTGGTTGCTACATCTTTGAAGAACAATTTAAACTTGTCATTACAAGTTTCACAAGATCTGAGCTTGTGCATGTCTTTCTCTGATGTAAAGAGCAGTAGAGAAGGTATAGTATCCAATCAGattaagagagaaaaaagaaaaggagaatctGACTTGACGGTCTTGTGGTGGATAAAGTAGTAATACTCTATACAGCAAGAATAAACATTTTCTAAGAATTTGAGTAGGAAGAAAAGGAAAGCAAGTTTAGACATTGAGCAGATAAGCGTTAGCCATATCGTAATGCAACTACTAGCCACTAGCTTGGTAATTCTCATTCAGTTCATAACAGTCAATATTACTCACCCATGGCCGTTCATTCTCACATTCATTATCTTCTTGAACTCTAAACATTTTAAATAAtttctcttttgttcttttcaacTGTTTTACTTGATAAATTATTTTTTCTGACCCTCTGTAGTACCTCATGAACGCCTTTTGCTCCCTATTGCTGTTAAAAACTTTACCAATTTATGTTTGTAGGTTGCTTACAGTCAATGTTTGGTCTGCACACCTTCAGAGTGGAAAGTATAGCACGTGGAAAAGCTGCACCAGTTGATGAACTGCAGGTGCAAGGTGTACATAATCCTGGACTCCTAAGGAAGGTAAAATAATCTGTTATGCTCTGTGAAACTTCTCCTTTTGCTTTTGGGATTTTTCACTCAATATATTAGTTCCACTGATCTATGATTTTACTTTTTGTGGGTTCATTGGCAGACCAGAACATTGATTATGAAGTTTGAAGTGTCAATACATTTTTTGCAGGTCATCGTAACTGAAGCATCAAAGGTCATACATGTTGGAAGGAGTTGGAGACCTGTGGTTCAAGGTGGTGACGGTGAAAGTATTTCTCGCATGGAGTCCTTAACTCAGGCTCCAGCTGTTTTGAGATCACCATCTAAAACTTTAAAGGTAAGAACGATAATCCAACATTTTTGCCTAAATCAGATCCTTAGGCCCAGGGTCTTTTGAGATTTTGTTTACCAGGTTGGTTATAGAAGACCACTTTGTCTGAATTTACTGCTATGGGCTTAATTTCTTCCTGAAAATCTTAAGACAATGTATCTTTTTGCATGGATGATAGTAAGGCGTAAAGTTGTATTAATGACGCCTGATCGCTATAACGCACTGCAGAAGGGCATCATGCCACTAGATCAGATTTATCTCTTTGTTTTGGGCAATTTTCATGTCAAAAACATAATCGAGAAACACAATGAAATAGGGTCACCTTATCTTGTCGTTTCAAGTGATGTCCCGTTTGTCTATATCATTTTATCTGAACCTGTTATTAAGTAGAACCCCAGTACTCTTACATCTAGTAGCAGAATACAGTTTTATCTTACATCCATGATCCATCATTACTATGAATGGACAATGTAAATCAAGTCCTATTAAAAtctttctttttatcttattttactTAAATATCTGAACTTGCATCTATCTATTATGCAGCTGACAGGCTCCCCACGCCATGCTTCAATGGAGCCCAGAAGTTTTGTATCTTCTGATTTTCTGCTTCATAAGCTTGAACAAGTTAATAAATCAGTAAAGGTGAATACCCCGTCTATTACTGCATGTTACTTTCTAATTACTTGACATTTATCGCCTTGAATACTGTTTAAGTTCTCAAGATGTTTTGCAAAGCAAATGAACCGAGTATGATCTTATTAGAAACAGCGAGCATAATAGCAATGAGTTAGAACTTCATTTCATTCTAAGCATATTCTTTGTGCCAATGAAACTTTTTCATTTTAAACATATGCTTTATGCCATGTTTTTGAAACTTTCTCTCGTATAACAAGTCTTCTCTTACATGACCAGAAAATTGAGTTTCTTATCGAGAAGTCCCCAGCCACCCCAGGAAGCAGCTAACAGAATTGATTTATGCCTTTGCCTCAACAACATAAGCACTCGTATGAACCAGAAGAAGTTGCTTACCTAGAAACTCTCAAGCAACCCGAGGGAGCAGCTATTGGGGGTTACTTTGTGCCTCATTAGCTTTTCCTTGTAAGAGCTTATGTAACCAGAAAAGCTAAATTTGCGTATGGCACTCCAGGAACCAGCTAATAGGATATCTATGCCTCATGATGTCAGCGTTTGCAATGCAAATTAACCGGTTTAAGCCATTGGGTGTGAGATCTTCCCAACTGGTTATAGTTCCTCCGCATGAGAGTTTGGCAATCTAGATTTGCTGCAAGTTTGGATCAACTTTTGGACTATAAACAGAGAGACTCTCTCTTTCAAGCAACTATACTTGGCCTCATTTGTAATAAGGGACTTAGAGCCACATTTTAATTTCAAATGTGAAATCTTAAAGTGTTTGATAACCTAAATTACAGTTGTATTTGGATTTGATCATGCCTGTCTTCTCGGGTTTGGATAAATGACCCCACTTGTGAACAGCATCAGTAATTTGCTTACCAAAGGGACAAAAGTATATATTACTCCCTCTTATATTAACGGTCGTAATTATTAgaaatagttgtctcaaattatttgtcattttagaagtttaagacaaaattgattgttttttttccttttttatccttagtaataattgttcttgaagatggaGATAACACATAGAATAAATATTCACTGAAGAGAGATTATATTTTAAGACATAAATAATGGTGGAATAATCTAATCCTTTttctaattaatatttcttaaggGTGTGTAAAAGAGAAATACGACACATAATATGAGACATAGAGAGTAGTATATCATAGGTTTATCGTTTCTCGCAATATTTTGCATTGGACAAAACCTATTTTGCATACAGTCTAGCCAAACTAacacttagggtgtgtttggtacgaaggaaaatgttttcctagaaaatgttttcatgaaaaatgagttgttttatcacttattttctcttgtttggttggtgagtgaaaaactttttccgaaaaatattttcttgtgtTTGGTCagagagtaaaaaatattttattttttatgctacTTTCCTTACCCCCTCCCCAAGTCCATATGTTTCCTTGCTCCCCCCTCCCCCCTAAATAGCCAACGTTATCaagactctattttcttcaagaatttaatcattcctttaaaaattcacacaaacccaaaggaactaatgtggTGCTTTACTTTTTTATgcaaaaataacattaaaatttgtgctccataactaaaaagaaaatattcttttttggttgaaaaaaaaagtactctttctaaaacatgaaaataaaattctatttttattgaaacaaaagaaaatactttttctacatcatgaaaagaaaatacttattttattgaaataaaaaaagtacttttttttacatcatgaaaagaaaatacttttctacataaaaaaaagtaatttttttttgttaaaattaaaaaaaaatactcatttgttgaaataaaaaaaaatctatctataacatgaaaagaaagtactattaataatatttttatttagggttgGGGTGGGGCGGAGGTTGGGGTGGgtagtgtttgaccaaaaaatataacttccggttaaactattaaatttatgtAACAAGGGGTTAAATCTAGTTAAGTATAATAGCTCTAGACACTGATCTTGAAAACGTACAGTAGATGGACAAATCCCGTAAATGGTTGATGGCAATAAGTGCAAAATATTCTTAAAGCATGAACATTAATGGAGATATAACTAACAATAAATGCCATTTAAGTAAATAAGGAGAAAGATTAACCCAATAATGAATGGGTTGAATGAATATTTCTcatgacaatgatgaatgatagatAGGTCCAAGATTCGTATGATCAATCCTCGGATCTGGTGGAAAGGTGAgaataatatgaacaagaatcttTATCAAAAGGTAGTCTTTGTATTTTTGCGAGAGAGAAAGTATTCTTctcaaaagtgttcttatcaaaaTCAATATTACATGCCCCTATCATTGTCGCTTCTTTCTATATATGAGGCATTTTTCCTaggaaaccctaatagtacaaatgcAAGGAATATCCACTGGAATATTCCCTTTTAGTATCCTATCCTGGCAAATTAGCTGTTACAAGTCTTATCATCAATAGTCAATCTCGACATCGACCCTTGTTGATATCTCGACTGCGACAACATCTCGATTACGGCTCATGTCGGCACCTCGGACAATGACTTCGATGCATCTTGGGCGAGCTCGACCGACTCTTTCTTTAATGCCATATTACGCTAAATATCCTAAGGGCCTATACAGGTAGGTGGGGTTGGGGATGGGGAATAGGGTGGGAGTGGATTGGTGGGGATGGGGAATAGGGTGGAGAAGGTTGAGAAGGATGTTCGGACTTGGCTGATTGGTAAAAGTATATAAAAAAGTTACCAATACTTGGTTTTTAGAGTTCACTTGAAAATGgttcaaattttatatttataaatcattAACAACCTTCGTTATAAATTTGTAACTAATGTAGTGATACTTTGCTTCTCGTTAATATCCTAATAAATTTGCAAGTGAACATATGTAATGTGGAATCATGAAGATAATACAGTAGTTAAAATTTTCTTAAAGAATATGTAATCAAGTTCGGTAAAAACAAGAAATTTTCAGGGGAAAAAAGACCCACCAAGATCTAACCTCGGCCTGACCAGCGAACTGAATTGAAAAATGAGCAGCAAGAAGATATTAATAGTTGGAGGCACAGGCTACTTGGGGCAGCATCTTCTACAAGAAATCCAGTATACTCTTCCATATGCTCTCTCATTATCCTTCACATACCACACCAACCCTCCTCCTGAGCCTCTACTAAGAGCCATTCCTCATGTCCTACCCTTCCATGTTGATTTACAAACCGGCAATGGCTTTGATGCCATCTCTCAAAATTTTGGTCAGGTCTGAATTTTACACCACTAAAGATTCCATTTTTCGATTGTGGGTCTTGAAGAATTACTATTCTTTTGCTTGCATTTTCATTTTTGGGCAAGTTTACATTTCACACAACACACAGTTACTGAAGATTCCATTTTTCACTTGTGGGTCTTGAAG
It encodes the following:
- the LOC107796437 gene encoding uncharacterized protein LOC107796437, coding for MLMGHADGFPNLGSSSKLLHSDPESEPDDDEEADTPEQILYMASFDELGAKSVQYDTIIWLSISLLLVLAWGIGIIMLLYLPIRRYVLKKEISSRKLYVTPDEIVYEVSRLSFVPFWGHVKFEKHIPLPLVIDIIIEQGCLQSMFGLHTFRVESIARGKAAPVDELQVQGVHNPGLLRKVIVTEASKVIHVGRSWRPVVQGGDGESISRMESLTQAPAVLRSPSKTLKLTGSPRHASMEPRSFVSSDFLLHKLEQVNKSVKKIEFLIEKSPATPGSS